In Toxoplasma gondii ME49 chromosome V, whole genome shotgun sequence, the DNA window AGgccctcctcgcttccctctgtgTTTTTGGTGGCATGCCAGGCTTGAACAAGTCAGGAGTCTCCACCGACTCCCTCGACTGCTCTTCCAgagtccttctctcctgctgtctGGAGTCTGTTACGCAGCTTGTGATTTCCACCTGTGCCTGTGGCAAGACGGGTTTTTCCCTCGATTCCCGTCTCCCATCTCAATTACCTTCTGTGGAACGCTGTACACGGCGATAAGCACACACAAACGCTagcctgctctctctcgcaggtCCTCGTgcatttttctcttccctctaGGTCGCGCTAGGCGAACCGACCAGTCCAGCACCTACACTCTGCGTTTTTCATTTTCATTTTCCGTGGTAACGAAAACAGGTCACGCCTGTCCCTGTGCCGTGCTTCTGCCACCCTATTCCTCCCCGTCGAAACGGTATCCCCTTACAGAACTACACGATTCACACTGTTCTCCACTCGACCCGGACATTCCAGGTACAAAGCCATAAAAGGACCAGCTGTTCTCGAAACCTATCGGcactctttcctctctttcctggcATACAAACGCATGTATGTACGCCTATACCTGCATGTACGGGTGCGTCTGCAGGCATAGTCCTGTGCCACCTGTCGGTTCTTTTGTCTCAACCTGGTCCAAATGTCGTTCCCGGTCTTAGACTGAAAggtctctcgcgttctctgcacCTTGTTGCCTGCTGATGAGAGCTCCTGGAAATGTTTCCTCTGATGTCGAggctctttcgtttctccgtcgCAGACTGAGAGCCAGAGCCCAAATGCCTGACTTTGAGACCTGAACTTCAAGGCCCTTTTTACAGCATGTGTAGAACGCGTTGCAGTCTCGTCCGGCGACCTCCCCTCGCTGCACCCTCGAGTTCAAGCAGCATTTTCGCTCTCCTGCTGCTTCACTTcatcctcgtcttcgtcgtctgcggaTCGAACCCACTGCATGACAgagtcgcttctctttctgctgaAGATCGACAGCGCAGCAGCTCCTTCAACTGAAAGTTCTTTGTCAAACCGGACATCGGAAGCAAAGCGAAGAGGCACTTCCACGGAGAGGCCCCGCTTCAGTCTGTTGGCAAGGCGGACTTGTATCCTCGCGTCCTTCGGGTCGCACGACTGAGATTTCTTCAAACTGTGATCGGGGCTCTCAGACAGCGtctgaaaaacagagaatcACAAACTCGGGAGAAAGCATCTGACCCGTGCTCCCCGCGCAGACTAGCCCCTACAAAACTGCACATGCTGCAGATCTGTTGTATATCTTGACGCAGTGAGCGAAACAGATACAAGGAACTTAACGGGTGGCGTTAAGAACACCGATCTGTGGTAGCAAAGGAAGATGCAGACGAAGGGGAGGCACATGTtgtgtggagaagaggaagacaagacaAGCAACAGAGGGTGAACCAAAAGAAATGCGGGGTAGTGAAGAAGACCGCCGCACACTCCAAGCGACATGGAAAACCGAACATTCACCTCAAGCAGACGCAGGGCAAGAAACGGCGTTCCTTTGCTCCCGCTTCTCGACGTCAAGTCCAtcccgttttccttctctcctccgcttttccactcttcgcttccctctcctcagctcctctctctctcacatCTGCCCCTCTGTTCTCCCCTGCATTGTTTTTTGTGTTGTTCTCTACCTCTGAGTCAAGACCTCCTCTCGTTGTCTGCTCGGGAGCTGCATTCTGCTTCACCTCGCTCCTGCGCCACGGCGAATCGATCGCGGCATCCtcaggcttcttctccgcttcgccCGGGGAAGCGGGAGTCGGTAGAGACCCCCTCTGCGGTGAAGGCGGGTCTGTCGGCTTGGGCTCCGCCTGCGGGTGCCCGCCAGACGCGAGTTTCTCTTGAGAAGGTGTCTTCCGGATGTGAGTGGAGAGGGAATTTTGGGGGGAGAAGCGAGTACATCCAGACTGCACCGCAGGAGCGCCACAAGAAGCGCTGCTCCCGACCCCCGAAGAGGTAGCTTGAATAGAGCCGGCCTTCCCCGCTTCGCCGGGGCTTCCGCGAACTGCTGCGGCGGAGGAAACGCACCCCATTTTGCGGTCTCCACTGgcgggggagggggggggggcgggcaggaacagaaaaagagggtGGGCAAATTCGGGAGCGggacaagaaaggaaggatAAAATGTGAGCGTGAAGGTCTTGGGAGCAGCCcgctgaagacgaagaacctCCACGAGGACTTAGGAACGCAGCATGTGTGCAGACAACAGTTCGACCGGCACCACGGGGTAACCATGTACCTTTCTCACCCTCTTCGAACTAGGGGAGCCGACGGGATAGGTAAAGGCAAGTCAGTTTGCAGACTCCTACAGATGTGTATTCTGGGCGTTGGTCGACAGACTGGAAGGGGTTAACGAAAGAATAGCGCTCAGGTTTTCGAGAAGACGGGTCGGTCGCTCCGTTGCCACGGCTTTCTTCTTAGCGAGCCGTGGTGTGTACCGGAACTCCTCCTGAAGGGCTGTAAATGCTTGCCTGACACACGGAAGAACGAACCGTGTCCGGAACATTCTCGTTTCCAGCGCAGGTGACATAGCAAGCGGGCGTTGCTGTGGTTGTGAAATGAAACGCGTGACGGTGAAGGcgcggaagagaacgaagaaaacgcgccGATGGTGGTGCACCGCTGGCACAAGTTGAAAACGGGGGCAACACGCCGGCTGGCTGAGACAGGCAGCAAGAAAACGTTATGCGAAAGCAGGGACTGGACGTGGAAAACAAACATGAAGagcgatgaagaagaaaaaactgcCAGGCACGTAGGGGAAGGATCGAAGCGAAGAGCGTAGCACTTGTCGGCTTGTGGAACTGCACACCCACCGTATGAACACCCTTCGGCTGCGAGAAGCAGAATCtgctttcccctcttctgGAAGTTCGCAGGAAACGGTAACCGGAGCGTGCCTGAACGACGAAgctgcgcttctctttcgagaACTGCGGGGCAATGCAAGTGCAGGAGCAGGCGTCGGCGCTCTGTGTCGTCGGCGACTGGCTCGGTACGGGTGCAGACTTTCAATGAAGCTGGAAGTCTCAGCTTGCCCCCTGCCGAACGCGTGGAGAAAACGATTGGGAAGGCAGTGCAGACAACAGTGGAGAATACCGTGGCGAAAGAGCAGGACAAGGGGGAAATCGCCCGAGAAGCTTCGCCGCCAGGCGCAAATGCGTCCGGGATCTTTCGCTTCGGGCTCGCGGGCGGCTGAAtccggaaaagaagagataTTTGTTTAAACGCTGCGCAAGACGATCGTGGACAGGTCCGAATACAGGCGTACAGCTTGCGAGAAAAAAATAGCTCATGCACAGGGAATACGTTCGACAGTTGCACCCAGAGATACCACAGGGCAGGACACTGGACGGATTACTTGGCTTTCTCCTGGTCGCCCCCAAGACGTCGCACACGCGACTGGCGGCCACAGATGACGTGAACGAAGACCGACGTATGCACAGGAaccggaaaaagagagagacggtcCTAAGGGTCAACCCTTTTCGTCGCGGCCAAGTGATGGGTCATCGCTCCGGGGCGCGAGCGGGTGTTGGGCGCTCGCGCCTGCGCGTCGCCTACCTGGAGTTCGTCCACGGCAAAAAAATTACTGGCTTTAGCTTTCTTAAGAAACCCAGCTGGACCTCGAAAACTCAGGTCACAGAGGGATTAGCTTCTTGTAACGCCGCGCACACGCTGGTCTGTGCTTTCCCTAGGCGCGGCTCTTTACCCTcggttctctttttctgtagCAAAAGAGCGCTGTGTGCCAAGAGACGCCGGGTGCCCGGACGAAGAGCAGCCCCACCCCGGAGGATCTCCCGCTGTCTTTTTGCTCCTGCACCATGTCGGACaacgaggggagaaaagcCGGCCTCCCTTCGGGTCTCTCCCCGGTGCGCGGGCGTTCTGAGTGGCCAGTGCTCTCGAGCCCCTCCGGCCACGGGTCTCTAGTAGCGAGAACCCCCCTGcgtggaaaaaagagagaagggaatcTGCTTGCGCTAGAGCTCAGGGAAAGAGGAGCATTTGATCGCAACGCCGGCAATAGTAGAAACACCACTTAGAGGAAGGCAACCTTTAACCGCCGGattttctccgctttctcggCCACTCGAAAGAACCCGGAACCCGACGGCTCACCTTCGAGCAGCGGGCAGGCAGAGTGCGCAAAtgacgaaagagagggagggcagcagagaagagagtgcgTCGGAGGGGGGGGTTGCTAGAAACTCTGGGCCACATGCACGTTCATCAAGGGACGTAGAGGTTCGACGCGCGTGAACCGATGCTCAGGAACAGTGCGAATGCGTAAAAAAGACAGGGCTCGTGAAGATCGCCAGTCTACGCGATGAATCTGCGGACAGCGAAGGACGGATTTGCGCCTGCACGTCTCCTCGGCACCGGTCCGCCTCTTGCCAGAAGGGCGTCTCCGGCAGCTTGCCCTCGCCAAGCAAACTTTCCTGTAATGCCGAGGCCATCAGTGAATACGTGGCACAAAGCGACTCTTGAAAAGACATTCCTCACTGGAAACCGCTGCTTTTTTGTGCCAGCAGGCTCCACCAAAGAATCGAGTTGAGGAATAGAGTCGGGAAAATGGAGCGGTCCTCCTGCTCGATACACAAATATACGCGGACGGGAAGAACCATGTCGCGAGTTCCCTAGTTAATCGCTTTTCCCGCGTTTAAGGCATTCCTCTCGCTGTATTTCTTTGTCCTCACTGGTCCGTATCGTTCACTCATTCTCGGCCCGTTTCTCAGCTCGGCTGCCAGCAGCGCACCCGTTCCGCGAAACTGCGTCGCCAGCGAGTGCGAACGGAAGGAAGCGACAACTCTACAAAGGGGAACGAGGACGCCCTGCAAACTGACGTCGGAGTGCCTAAATGCCAAACATCACGGCGAATCCCCAGTTTCTAGGTGGCTGGATTCATCGACTTCATCTCAGTGTGTTAAGTGTTTGGAACAGTGAAGAAAGGCGGGGTATTCTGTAGAATACGCGACTTGGTACGAACCCGGACGACCCATGGTCAGGCAGAACCGTAGATACGGCCCAGTCACGTTCATCTACGGTTTCATCCTTTTCCCGTACGCCTTACGAAGCGTTTCCTTTCGGGTGGATGTCCGCGTTCGTCAGAGCCCTTGCCATTCGCCACACCTCGCCCTTGTTTCGAAACTGTGACATACTGGCGAGCCTGGCGGCTTCCCGACAGACAAGGCCATTTAGTTGGAATTTGAACCTACGACAGGGCATCCTTTTTCGTTCGATCCATTTGTTTTCATCGAATGAGCAGTAGCCGACCACGCTCCTGCTACGACTTGCGCGCGATTTCCGTTTTCGTTCGGAAACGTCCAAGGATAGCTGCCCGATTTAAACGGTTCGGCCTGTCATTCGTCCGGCAACTTCTATGTCCGATTTGTTCCCCAGCGTTTTTTCCCTCCGACGTTTTTGTTTCCGGGGCAGTGCAAGTTGGTTTACCCGGCAGTTAGATTAGAAAACCGTCAGATCTACAGTGATTCTCTGGATGCATTCCTTTTCAGCGTGACCCGGCCTTTGCGAAGGTTGTGCGCCTCGTCGGTAAGCGCACCATGTTTCAGTTGCTTTCAGGGCAGTCCCCTGGGTTGATTTCAATAAAGGACTCGCGCGCTGTCTCGAGTCACGCACCACTGCTTTCCCGCGTCACGACAGCTACCACAATGAAGTCTACTTGTGCATACACCGGCTCTTCCGGCTCCGGCACCACGGGAGGACGAAGTTGTCGGTGCCGCTTCTCCCCGGCTTTGCGCTTGACAGCACAACGAGGCAG includes these proteins:
- a CDS encoding hypothetical protein (encoded by transcript TGME49_286020) — its product is MGCVSSAAAVRGSPGEAGKAGSIQATSSGVGSSASCGAPAVQSGCTRFSPQNSLSTHIRKTPSQEKLASGGHPQAEPKPTDPPSPQRGSLPTPASPGEAEKKPEDAAIDSPWRRSEVKQNAAPEQTTRGGLDSETLSESPDHSLKKSQSCDPKDARIQVRLANRLKRGLSVEVPLRFASDVRFDKELSVEGAAALSIFSRKRSDSVMQWVRSADDEDEDEVKQQESENAA